In one window of Rhizobium oryzihabitans DNA:
- a CDS encoding peptidylprolyl isomerase, with amino-acid sequence MKLVRFAFAGALFAGALAASTLASAAELLTVQLKDGPVVIELMPEVAPKHVAQIEALAKKGAYDNVAFHRVIDGFMAQTGDVQYGNMEKGFSAQRAGTGGSDLPDIPAEFSKVPFTRGVVGMARSQDPNSANSQFFIMFADGPFLNGQYTVVGKVVSGMEAVDKIKRGAGGNGEVSNPDRMIKVTVGKK; translated from the coding sequence ATGAAACTCGTTCGATTTGCCTTTGCCGGCGCCCTGTTTGCGGGCGCGCTTGCCGCCAGCACCCTTGCATCTGCCGCCGAACTCTTGACTGTCCAGCTGAAGGACGGCCCCGTTGTCATCGAGCTGATGCCTGAGGTTGCGCCCAAGCACGTGGCGCAGATCGAGGCGCTGGCCAAAAAGGGCGCTTATGACAACGTCGCCTTCCACCGCGTCATCGACGGTTTCATGGCGCAGACCGGCGACGTGCAGTATGGCAACATGGAAAAGGGCTTCAGCGCCCAGCGCGCCGGCACCGGCGGCTCCGACCTGCCGGATATTCCGGCTGAATTCTCCAAGGTGCCGTTCACGCGCGGCGTGGTCGGCATGGCCCGCTCGCAGGATCCGAATTCCGCCAATTCGCAGTTCTTCATCATGTTTGCCGATGGTCCATTCCTGAACGGTCAGTACACCGTGGTCGGCAAGGTCGTGTCCGGCATGGAAGCCGTGGACAAGATCAAGCGCGGCGCCGGCGGCAATGGCGAAGTTTCCAACCCCGACCGGATGATCAAGGTCACCGTCGGCAAGAAGTAA
- the coaD gene encoding pantetheine-phosphate adenylyltransferase, protein MTIAFYPGSFDPMTNGHLDVLIQALNVASKVIVAVGIHPGKAPMFSFEERAALIRQALSETLPGEAARMEVVSFDNLVVDAARQHGARLLLRGLRDGTDLDYEMQMAGMNRQMAPDIQTVFLPAGTSSRPITATLVRQIAAMGGNVDAFVPKAVLEALNAKLKR, encoded by the coding sequence ATGACGATTGCCTTTTATCCAGGATCCTTCGATCCGATGACCAACGGACATCTGGATGTGCTTATCCAGGCACTGAACGTGGCGTCCAAAGTCATCGTCGCCGTCGGCATCCATCCCGGAAAAGCGCCGATGTTCAGTTTCGAGGAGCGGGCGGCGCTGATACGCCAGGCCCTTTCCGAGACCCTGCCGGGCGAAGCGGCGCGCATGGAAGTCGTTTCCTTCGATAATCTGGTTGTCGATGCCGCCCGTCAGCATGGCGCACGTCTTTTGTTGCGCGGCCTGCGGGATGGCACCGATCTTGATTATGAAATGCAGATGGCCGGCATGAACCGCCAGATGGCGCCGGACATCCAGACCGTATTCCTGCCCGCCGGCACCTCGTCGCGACCCATTACAGCCACATTGGTCCGGCAGATCGCCGCCATGGGCGGCAATGTGGACGCCTTCGTGCCCAAAGCCGTGCTTGAAGCCCTCAACGCCAAGCTGAAGCGCTGA